In uncultured Ilyobacter sp., a genomic segment contains:
- the nhaC gene encoding Na+/H+ antiporter NhaC, giving the protein MEKERNNKPTLKEAVLGFIITMGVIVLGLRMKAGMEMPLMLGAITAAMVSLYLGNKWNDIQDSIVDGIANTAVTNIILIFSGILVGVWILGGAVPTLIYYGIQLISPKFFLPITFLLACLTSVATGTSFGTIATIGVGSLGIGTGLGIPTAMTIGAVVSGSFFGDKMSPISDTTNIAPAMAGGDLFEHIGSMLWTTIPAAIVAAVAYTFLGLKHSGGNIDYELINQISATLDNNFNISLLTLLPFVLLLILSIKKVPGIITLAVVSAFSYLCAIFTQGVTFRELMKASVSGYKSQTGMELIDKILSRGGISMLMGVIVLIIISTSIGGILERSKILQVIVEAMLKKVKTHTGLILSTMLSCYAVVGATGNMVVGMILPGRTFRPAYEKMDVHSKVLSRTLEDVCTLGNSIIPWGGAALFIQGVFGTDLSYIPYAILNYTVPLFSIILAVTGIGVWNREGTPVNELKTTAILETEH; this is encoded by the coding sequence ATGGAAAAAGAGAGAAATAATAAACCAACATTAAAAGAAGCGGTTTTAGGCTTTATCATAACAATGGGAGTTATCGTATTAGGTTTGAGAATGAAGGCAGGAATGGAGATGCCTTTGATGCTAGGAGCAATTACAGCTGCAATGGTGTCACTTTATCTGGGAAATAAGTGGAATGATATCCAGGACAGTATAGTTGATGGTATAGCCAATACTGCAGTTACTAACATAATCCTTATCTTCTCAGGTATCTTGGTAGGAGTTTGGATTTTAGGAGGGGCTGTCCCAACTCTCATTTATTACGGTATTCAACTTATATCACCGAAATTTTTTCTTCCAATCACATTTTTACTGGCATGCCTAACCTCTGTTGCCACAGGAACATCTTTTGGAACAATAGCTACCATAGGTGTAGGTTCTTTGGGAATAGGAACAGGACTTGGTATTCCAACTGCAATGACTATAGGAGCTGTTGTTTCAGGATCATTTTTCGGAGATAAAATGTCACCTATATCTGACACTACAAATATAGCTCCGGCAATGGCAGGAGGAGATCTATTTGAACACATCGGTTCTATGCTTTGGACAACTATTCCAGCAGCAATAGTCGCGGCAGTTGCCTATACTTTCCTAGGATTAAAGCATTCCGGTGGAAATATCGACTATGAACTGATAAATCAAATTTCAGCAACACTGGATAATAATTTTAACATTTCATTATTAACTTTACTTCCTTTTGTTCTGTTGCTTATTTTATCCATAAAAAAAGTTCCAGGTATAATCACCTTAGCAGTAGTATCTGCCTTTAGTTATCTCTGTGCTATATTTACTCAAGGAGTAACATTTAGAGAACTTATGAAAGCTTCAGTTTCAGGATACAAATCACAGACAGGTATGGAACTTATCGACAAGATACTCTCTAGAGGAGGTATCTCTATGCTGATGGGAGTTATAGTTCTTATCATAATATCCACATCAATCGGAGGTATACTCGAAAGATCTAAAATACTTCAGGTAATAGTTGAGGCTATGCTAAAAAAAGTAAAAACTCATACAGGTTTAATTCTTTCAACTATGTTGTCTTGCTATGCTGTTGTCGGAGCTACGGGAAATATGGTGGTAGGTATGATCCTTCCAGGAAGAACATTTAGACCGGCTTATGAAAAAATGGATGTTCATTCAAAAGTTCTTTCGAGAACCTTAGAAGATGTATGCACACTTGGAAACTCTATTATACCTTGGGGAGGAGCGGCTCTCTTTATTCAGGGGGTATTTGGAACAGACCTTAGCTATATACCCTATGCAATTTTAAATTACACTGTTCCTCTTTTCTCTATTATACTTGCAGTTACAGGTATAGGGGTTTGGAACAGAGAAGGTACCCCTGTTAATGAATTAAAAACTACAGCTATATTAGAAACAGAACATTAA
- the hisC gene encoding histidinol-phosphate transaminase produces MDGIILREELENIRGYIPGRSIEEVQEEYGLSDIVKLASNENPMPPSPKVLEAIQKAALDINIYPDALGDALRKKLSEKYGVEAENIVVGNGGMEVILAMAGTIITKGDEIIMPATTFPGFGFKSSLLGGKLVKVPLNKYDFDLDKMLESITEKTKVIYICNPNNPTGKIIPKDKLKEFIDKVPKNIVVFIDEAYYYYGVKNSEYLDSVRLLKDRENLIILRSFSKSSGLAGLRVGFGLTNKKLAANFRKALGPFTVNKLAQAAAITALDDEEYLEKTVELNYKSLGIMEDFFKKNNLEFIESNANFIFVNVKQHSKIVFHELMKRGVIIRPGFQWGWDNWIRVSTGTEEETHIFIEKLKEIL; encoded by the coding sequence ATGGATGGAATTATTTTAAGAGAAGAACTTGAAAATATAAGAGGTTATATTCCCGGTAGATCAATAGAAGAAGTTCAAGAAGAATACGGTTTAAGTGATATTGTTAAACTAGCTTCAAATGAAAACCCTATGCCTCCATCACCAAAGGTATTAGAAGCTATCCAAAAAGCTGCTTTGGATATAAATATTTATCCCGATGCACTTGGAGATGCACTTAGAAAAAAACTATCTGAAAAATACGGTGTAGAAGCTGAAAATATAGTTGTAGGAAACGGCGGAATGGAAGTTATACTAGCCATGGCAGGTACAATAATAACTAAAGGTGACGAGATCATAATGCCTGCAACAACATTCCCGGGATTTGGATTTAAATCCAGTTTACTTGGGGGTAAATTAGTCAAAGTACCCTTAAATAAATATGACTTCGATCTAGATAAAATGCTTGAATCTATAACGGAAAAAACAAAAGTAATATATATTTGTAACCCAAATAATCCAACGGGAAAAATTATACCAAAAGATAAATTAAAAGAATTTATTGATAAGGTACCAAAAAATATAGTTGTATTTATTGATGAAGCTTATTATTATTACGGGGTAAAAAATTCTGAATATTTAGATTCAGTAAGACTTCTTAAAGACAGAGAAAATCTTATTATATTAAGAAGTTTTTCAAAATCTTCAGGGCTTGCAGGATTGAGAGTAGGATTTGGACTTACAAATAAAAAACTTGCAGCAAATTTCAGAAAAGCACTGGGACCTTTCACCGTCAATAAACTGGCTCAGGCAGCTGCTATAACAGCTTTAGACGATGAAGAATATTTAGAAAAAACAGTTGAATTAAATTATAAATCCTTAGGAATAATGGAGGATTTTTTCAAAAAAAATAATCTGGAATTCATCGAATCCAATGCCAATTTTATATTTGTAAATGTGAAACAACATTCAAAAATAGTTTTTCATGAACTTATGAAAAGAGGAGTTATTATAAGGCCAGGATTCCAGTGGGGATGGGATAATTGGATCAGAGTGAGTACAGGTACAGAAGAAGAGACTCATATATTTATAGAAAAATTAAAAGAGATTTTATAA
- a CDS encoding D-isomer specific 2-hydroxyacid dehydrogenase family protein — protein sequence MKIIAFVVRDDELEAFDKFSKEFDIQVVLKKEILTLENIDSIKGYDGVSITGKCKLNKEILDKFIEYEIKFITTRTVGYDNVDIDYAKKLGIKFSNVSYSPDSVGEFTVMSILSLLKKLPYSRTKMDSNNFTLSGLQGKELKSQTVGIIGTGKIGQSVIRSLSGFRCKIIGYDPYPCEDMKDLIDYVSYDELISNSDVISLHLPLTKDNYHMFNKEAFEKMKDEVLIINNARGDLVNTKDLIWALENNVISGAAVDVIEYETEFFRRDFSSKELSHEELKKLKEMPNVQVTAHHAFFTKEVVSDIVEGSLKNLKSLHTTGISENAVC from the coding sequence ATGAAGATAATAGCTTTTGTTGTAAGGGATGACGAATTAGAAGCCTTTGATAAGTTTTCCAAGGAATTTGATATTCAGGTTGTTCTAAAAAAAGAAATACTGACCCTTGAAAACATTGACAGTATAAAGGGCTATGACGGAGTTTCTATAACTGGAAAATGTAAGCTTAATAAAGAAATTTTAGATAAGTTTATAGAATATGAAATTAAATTTATTACAACTAGAACTGTGGGATATGATAATGTAGATATCGATTATGCCAAAAAATTAGGCATAAAATTTAGCAATGTTTCTTATTCACCTGATTCAGTAGGTGAATTTACAGTGATGTCCATATTGAGCCTTTTAAAAAAATTACCTTATTCCAGAACAAAAATGGACTCTAATAATTTCACCCTGTCTGGTTTACAGGGAAAGGAATTAAAAAGTCAGACAGTGGGAATAATAGGCACCGGTAAAATAGGTCAAAGTGTCATCAGAAGCCTAAGTGGTTTCAGATGTAAGATTATCGGCTATGACCCCTACCCTTGTGAAGATATGAAAGATTTGATTGATTATGTAAGCTACGATGAGTTGATTTCTAACTCTGACGTAATAAGTCTCCACCTCCCTCTTACAAAAGATAATTATCATATGTTCAACAAAGAGGCTTTTGAAAAAATGAAAGATGAAGTTCTAATTATAAACAATGCCAGAGGAGATTTGGTAAATACAAAGGATTTAATTTGGGCCCTTGAAAACAACGTAATTTCAGGAGCTGCAGTAGATGTAATTGAATACGAAACTGAGTTTTTTAGAAGGGATTTTTCTTCAAAAGAATTATCTCATGAAGAACTGAAGAAGCTGAAAGAGATGCCCAATGTACAGGTCACAGCACACCATGCTTTTTTCACAAAAGAGGTTGTTTCAGATATTGTAGAGGGTTCTCTCAAAAATCTAAAATCACTCCATACTACGGGAATTTCAGAAAATGCAGTATGCTAA
- the thrS gene encoding threonine--tRNA ligase encodes MMVKITLPSGDIKEFDHAPNMFEVAKSISNSLAKKAIAAKLDGEYVDMRYIADKDAEVELVTPDTEEGEEVIRHSAAHLMAQAVIRLFPETKVAIGPAIENGYYYDFDPKEQFTEEDLVKIEAEMKKIVKEDIKVERIEMSREDAIKHFEELGENYKVEIITDIAKGEMLSFYKQGEFMDLCRGPHVPSTKYIKAFKLKSLAGAYWRGDSKNKMLQRIYGFAFSDEKKLKAHLKFLEEAEKRDHRKIGKELGLFFMSEYGPGFPFFMPKGMVIRNILIDLWRKEHTKAGYEQIMTPIMLNKELWETSGHWYNYRENMYTSEIDETEFAIKPMNCPGGVLAYKQEMHSYKDLPIRAGELGTVHRHEFSGALHGLMRVRSFTQDDAHIFMTPEQIEDEIIGVIELIDKFYSGLFGFEYNIELSTKPEKAIGSDDIWEKAEAALEGAMKRLGKEYKINPGDGAFYGPKLDFKIKDAIGRTWQCGTIQLDFNLPDRFDINYIGEDGEKHRPVMIHRVVYGSIERFIGILIEHYAGAFPLWIAPTQVKILTINDEVVPYAKEIMAKLQEEEIRVELDSRTESIGYKIREANGKFKVPVQVILGKDEVANREVNVRRFGSKDQESMKLDDFVKMIKGESKIKFYENK; translated from the coding sequence ATTATGGTGAAGATAACACTTCCAAGTGGAGATATAAAAGAATTTGACCATGCTCCAAATATGTTTGAAGTTGCCAAGAGTATAAGTAATTCCCTTGCAAAAAAGGCAATTGCAGCTAAGCTAGACGGAGAATATGTGGACATGAGATATATCGCAGATAAAGATGCGGAAGTAGAACTTGTGACTCCAGATACAGAAGAGGGAGAAGAGGTAATAAGACACTCTGCAGCCCACCTTATGGCTCAGGCTGTTATAAGACTTTTTCCAGAAACAAAGGTTGCCATCGGACCTGCAATAGAAAATGGTTACTATTATGACTTTGACCCTAAAGAGCAGTTTACAGAGGAAGATCTTGTGAAGATCGAAGCTGAAATGAAAAAAATCGTCAAGGAAGATATAAAAGTCGAAAGAATAGAGATGTCTAGAGAAGATGCCATAAAGCATTTTGAGGAACTAGGAGAAAATTATAAGGTTGAGATAATAACAGATATTGCCAAGGGAGAGATGCTTTCTTTCTATAAGCAGGGAGAATTTATGGACCTTTGCAGAGGACCACACGTACCTTCTACAAAGTATATAAAGGCATTTAAACTAAAATCTCTAGCAGGAGCATACTGGAGAGGTGACTCTAAAAATAAAATGCTTCAGAGAATCTACGGATTTGCATTTTCTGATGAAAAGAAGCTTAAGGCTCACCTGAAATTTCTTGAAGAAGCTGAAAAAAGAGACCACAGAAAAATAGGAAAAGAACTTGGACTGTTTTTCATGAGTGAATATGGTCCGGGCTTCCCTTTCTTTATGCCAAAAGGTATGGTTATAAGAAACATTTTGATAGACCTTTGGAGAAAAGAACATACTAAGGCAGGATATGAGCAGATAATGACCCCTATCATGTTAAATAAAGAGCTGTGGGAAACATCTGGTCACTGGTACAATTATAGAGAGAACATGTATACTTCTGAGATAGACGAAACTGAGTTTGCCATAAAACCAATGAACTGCCCAGGAGGAGTCCTTGCATATAAGCAGGAGATGCATTCTTACAAGGATCTGCCAATAAGGGCAGGTGAACTAGGGACAGTTCATAGACATGAGTTCTCAGGGGCGCTTCACGGCCTTATGAGGGTAAGATCATTTACCCAGGACGATGCACATATATTTATGACTCCTGAGCAGATAGAAGATGAGATTATAGGGGTAATAGAACTGATAGACAAATTTTACAGTGGTTTATTTGGATTTGAATACAACATAGAGCTTTCTACAAAACCTGAAAAAGCAATAGGTTCTGATGATATATGGGAAAAGGCAGAAGCTGCACTAGAGGGTGCCATGAAAAGACTGGGTAAAGAGTATAAAATTAATCCAGGAGACGGTGCATTCTATGGTCCTAAGTTAGACTTTAAAATCAAGGATGCAATCGGCAGAACTTGGCAGTGTGGAACTATACAGTTAGACTTCAACCTTCCAGACAGGTTTGATATAAACTATATCGGGGAAGATGGAGAAAAACATAGACCGGTAATGATTCACAGGGTTGTCTATGGTTCTATAGAAAGATTTATAGGAATACTTATAGAGCACTATGCAGGGGCCTTCCCTTTATGGATAGCACCTACACAGGTAAAAATTCTCACAATAAACGACGAGGTAGTGCCGTATGCCAAGGAGATAATGGCTAAACTTCAGGAAGAAGAGATAAGGGTAGAGCTAGACAGCAGAACTGAAAGTATAGGGTACAAAATAAGAGAAGCCAATGGAAAGTTTAAGGTTCCTGTACAGGTAATCCTTGGGAAAGACGAGGTTGCCAATAGAGAGGTAAACGTAAGAAGATTTGGGTCTAAAGATCAAGAATCTATGAAATTAGATGACTTTGTAAAGATGATAAAAGGCGAGTCTAAAATAAAATTTTATGAAAATAAATAA
- a CDS encoding DUF3870 domain-containing protein, which yields MENKVLVTGYSKIPGGIAGSDVYSVIGLSLLIDASTGKILEADTNLVISLARRHINDILVGQKITDLPLLEYRFKSEYHGSARKALIVAMKICYDRYLKAIENRKSLEEKK from the coding sequence ATGGAAAATAAAGTTTTGGTTACAGGATATTCAAAAATCCCAGGGGGAATTGCAGGTTCTGATGTCTATTCAGTTATAGGCTTAAGTCTATTGATAGATGCTAGCACCGGAAAGATCTTAGAAGCTGATACCAATTTGGTTATTTCGCTGGCAAGAAGGCATATAAATGACATTCTAGTGGGACAAAAGATAACAGACCTTCCACTCCTAGAGTATCGATTTAAAAGCGAATATCATGGTTCTGCTAGGAAGGCTCTCATTGTTGCAATGAAAATATGCTATGACAGATACCTAAAAGCTATTGAAAACAGAAAGAGCTTAGAAGAGAAAAAATAA
- a CDS encoding diguanylate cyclase, with protein sequence MRDIFELSDKSDNFSNYLIFALQEEIIKPVDTSYIHVYKLKEKDIDEIIKKKINFKFPHDKIQQAAYSMLNYKEKKEIHLKIARMLCSKEKDGQLLRIVYHYNNAISLLDDSKEKQKLVRLNLDVVRKSKNSVAFKSAYGYISYASQLLKGFVWEKENQDLLKTYFIEHATCAYLIGEYSEADSKMDELLNYLESSEEKAEIYAIKSLQYSTAGKMQEAIKNGITGIELLSEKLREKPNRAAIMMELLKIKIALRNKKVKELANMNEIQDDQKKLLIKILLEMAPSAYLTGNDNLFALITLKLVNYTLKYGDFDETASIYSMFGILNIAAFDDYETGIEFGKLSMAVKDKYSNLKTECRIYHGYSDFIMPWFNHWSDLTQFQKKGIDVGYQSGDYLYLSYIAHHIHTWNPKLNLIELCELKLDQIKIIKKTNYQDALDETNLFYGMCMNFRDLGDGFFSLNYESFDEEECLDRMRKRNFLTGITVYNIWKAEVYFTYNRYENAQKYIIEAEKTLGSVMGLPYIVRFNFLKFMVYALQTNISSKNLNMIKSIYNKKFKRWASINPKSFMHLKLIMEAEISRIKKKTFEYIFLYDEAILSARKNGWLRDEAMANELCAKHLLKENKNKLAVGYLEEAIKLFASWGAKRKVIELEKIYNNFCSNNKNFQSLPSKHTYYNSEFLDYNNLDIISLLKASQAISNEIDLDSLLKKIMAIAVENAGAKKGCYISVEENNLFVKSELTSESSFTNFENKPFIGYKNVPQGLINYVARTFEDVVYYDASSAKENLNDEYIQKNSIKSVLILSIKRKNQLRGILYFENNYAKGVFTKDRVTFLKALLGQINISLENANLYRTLKNQNEKLEFQVSERTKNLLTLNGKLADKNEKLREAYGKLEEIAQQDPLTKLLNRRSMLEKLEDAISKFKEYPDSIYVLIMDIDNFKLFNDTYGHDCGDFVLKSVSDKIRTSLRASDFLSRWGGEEFLALLPNSDRDKAYSVAERIRKSIADYKFLYNDFKLKITLTIGIGEYEREDSNISDVIGRADKALYLGKKSGKNKVV encoded by the coding sequence TTGAGAGATATCTTTGAATTATCCGATAAATCTGATAATTTTTCAAATTATCTTATATTTGCACTGCAGGAAGAAATAATTAAACCCGTCGATACTTCTTATATCCATGTATATAAACTGAAAGAGAAAGATATTGATGAAATTATAAAGAAAAAGATTAATTTTAAATTTCCCCATGATAAAATTCAACAAGCAGCATACTCAATGTTGAACTATAAAGAAAAAAAAGAAATCCATTTAAAAATAGCCAGAATGCTTTGCTCAAAAGAAAAGGATGGGCAATTATTAAGAATTGTATACCATTATAATAATGCAATTAGCTTGCTCGATGATTCAAAGGAAAAACAGAAACTTGTTCGTCTAAATTTGGATGTTGTAAGAAAATCAAAAAATTCTGTGGCATTTAAAAGTGCCTATGGCTATATATCCTACGCAAGCCAATTGTTAAAAGGTTTTGTTTGGGAAAAGGAAAATCAAGACCTCCTAAAAACTTACTTTATAGAGCATGCCACTTGTGCATATCTAATTGGAGAGTATTCCGAAGCTGACTCAAAGATGGACGAACTACTAAATTATTTAGAGTCATCGGAAGAAAAAGCTGAAATTTATGCAATAAAATCTCTGCAGTATTCCACTGCTGGGAAAATGCAGGAAGCTATAAAAAACGGAATCACTGGAATAGAATTATTAAGTGAAAAACTACGAGAAAAACCAAATCGTGCAGCTATAATGATGGAACTTCTGAAAATAAAAATAGCTTTAAGAAATAAAAAAGTAAAAGAATTAGCTAACATGAATGAAATTCAAGATGATCAAAAAAAGCTCCTCATAAAAATACTCTTAGAAATGGCTCCATCAGCTTATTTAACAGGAAATGATAATTTATTTGCCCTTATTACATTGAAACTAGTTAACTACACTTTAAAATACGGTGATTTTGACGAAACAGCAAGTATATACTCAATGTTTGGAATATTAAATATAGCTGCATTTGATGACTATGAAACAGGCATCGAATTTGGTAAGTTAAGTATGGCAGTTAAAGACAAGTACAGCAATTTGAAGACAGAATGCAGGATTTATCACGGGTACTCGGATTTTATAATGCCGTGGTTCAATCATTGGAGTGACTTAACACAATTCCAAAAGAAAGGAATTGACGTAGGTTATCAATCAGGAGATTATCTCTATCTGTCTTATATTGCACATCATATCCATACTTGGAACCCCAAGTTAAATCTTATAGAGTTGTGTGAATTAAAGCTAGATCAGATAAAAATTATTAAAAAAACTAATTACCAAGATGCCTTAGATGAAACCAATTTATTTTATGGAATGTGCATGAATTTTAGAGATTTAGGTGATGGTTTCTTTTCCCTAAATTATGAGAGTTTTGATGAAGAAGAGTGTCTAGATAGGATGAGAAAAAGGAACTTTTTAACTGGAATAACTGTTTATAATATTTGGAAAGCAGAAGTGTATTTTACATATAACCGATATGAAAATGCACAAAAATATATTATTGAGGCTGAAAAAACTTTAGGTTCTGTTATGGGGCTTCCGTATATTGTAAGATTTAACTTCTTAAAGTTTATGGTTTATGCTTTGCAGACTAATATTTCTAGTAAAAATCTTAATATGATCAAGTCTATTTACAATAAAAAGTTCAAAAGATGGGCTTCTATTAATCCTAAAAGTTTTATGCATTTGAAACTTATAATGGAAGCGGAAATTTCCAGGATAAAAAAGAAAACATTTGAATATATATTTCTTTATGATGAGGCTATATTGTCGGCTCGTAAAAATGGATGGCTTCGTGACGAAGCAATGGCAAATGAGCTTTGTGCAAAACACCTGTTAAAAGAAAATAAAAATAAGTTAGCAGTAGGTTATCTAGAAGAAGCTATAAAGTTGTTTGCATCATGGGGGGCAAAGCGTAAGGTAATAGAGTTAGAAAAAATCTATAATAATTTTTGTTCAAATAATAAAAATTTTCAAAGTCTGCCTTCAAAACATACTTATTATAACTCGGAATTTCTAGATTATAATAATCTTGATATTATTTCACTTTTAAAGGCTTCTCAAGCCATATCCAATGAAATAGACTTAGATTCGTTGTTGAAGAAGATAATGGCTATTGCTGTGGAAAATGCTGGGGCTAAAAAAGGTTGTTATATTTCAGTAGAGGAGAATAATTTATTTGTAAAATCTGAATTGACCAGTGAGAGTTCCTTTACAAATTTTGAAAATAAACCATTTATCGGGTATAAAAATGTACCGCAAGGATTAATAAACTACGTTGCAAGGACTTTTGAAGACGTTGTTTATTATGATGCTAGTTCAGCAAAGGAAAATTTAAATGATGAATATATTCAGAAGAATTCTATAAAATCTGTTTTAATTCTATCTATCAAAAGAAAAAATCAACTAAGAGGAATACTGTATTTTGAAAATAACTATGCTAAAGGAGTTTTTACCAAAGACAGAGTAACCTTTTTAAAAGCTTTACTGGGTCAAATAAATATCTCTTTAGAAAACGCAAATTTGTATAGGACGCTAAAAAATCAAAACGAAAAATTAGAATTTCAAGTATCAGAAAGAACTAAAAATCTACTTACTTTAAATGGAAAATTGGCAGATAAAAATGAAAAACTACGGGAAGCTTATGGAAAATTAGAAGAGATAGCACAACAAGATCCATTAACTAAGTTATTAAATAGAAGAAGTATGCTGGAAAAACTTGAAGATGCAATATCAAAGTTCAAAGAATATCCTGATTCTATATACGTATTGATTATGGATATAGATAACTTTAAATTGTTTAACGATACATATGGCCATGATTGTGGTGACTTTGTCTTAAAATCTGTTTCAGATAAAATTCGAACAAGTCTTCGAGCTAGTGATTTTTTATCTAGATGGGGCGGTGAAGAGTTCCTGGCTCTTCTTCCTAATTCAGACAGAGACAAGGCGTATTCTGTAGCTGAGAGAATTAGAAAATCAATTGCTGATTATAAATTTTTATATAATGATTTCAAGTTGAAAATTACCTTAACAATTGGAATAGGTGAGTATGAAAGAGAGGACTCAAATATTTCTGATGTTATAGGGCGAGCTGACAAGGCTCTTTACTTAGGGAAGAAGAGTGGAAAAAATAAGGTGGTTTAA
- a CDS encoding AAA family ATPase, giving the protein MEYNKNYTLDEIIHQNNSLIYRGIRKSDAKPVIIKTFQNYHQNQYEDSRLKFEYNILKKLSYIEGVVDVCSFEKIDNTNCIVMEAWDGILLSEYIKGKKIEISDFLNISRKIAFCLNEIHNENVIHKDLNPSNILINPSNGQIKIFDFGKASLLRSEKLSGKMNGRIEGTIGYISPEQTGRINSSIDYRSDYYSMGVSFFEMLNGELPFYADNHIEYIHMHLTGEIKWKNPELEAHYVLKKIVNKLLEKDKDKRYQSIEGLISDLDKFQKIYSGKNNNINFILGQHDIPKKIEISQKLYGKDNEINMIKKGFQLVKSGSSEIIFLSGNSGVGKSRIVNELYPYFIEKGAYYMTAKADQYQKDIPYKLIIESFRELFLRILMESQDKIDYFKEKILDKIGLNGQIIIDIIPEFEKIIGAQPEVEKLPAKESMNRFINVFYNLISAIASEDTPLVFFLDDMQWCDTATLSFVKTFLNSTITPYAYLICAYRDNEVEELSPLRLALDELETLRNISEIKVNPLTEDQLEYMIADSLKMEKNDVKTLSKIINKKTRGNPFFIIELFKSLDRLEFINFDLVEKNGSGILAA; this is encoded by the coding sequence ATGGAATATAACAAAAATTATACCTTAGATGAAATTATACATCAAAACAATTCTTTAATATATCGGGGTATAAGAAAATCTGATGCTAAACCTGTAATTATAAAAACTTTTCAAAATTATCATCAAAATCAATATGAAGATTCCCGTTTGAAATTTGAATACAATATTCTAAAAAAATTGAGCTATATTGAGGGTGTAGTCGATGTCTGTTCTTTTGAAAAAATAGATAATACCAATTGCATTGTAATGGAAGCTTGGGACGGGATTTTACTATCTGAATATATAAAAGGAAAAAAGATTGAAATTTCAGATTTTTTGAATATTTCAAGAAAAATTGCATTTTGCCTTAATGAAATACACAATGAAAACGTCATCCACAAGGATTTAAACCCTTCAAATATTTTGATTAACCCGTCAAATGGACAAATTAAGATATTCGACTTTGGAAAAGCTTCTCTTTTGAGGAGTGAAAAGCTTTCCGGTAAAATGAATGGGAGGATAGAAGGCACTATTGGATACATTTCACCTGAGCAAACAGGGAGAATAAACAGCTCTATAGATTATAGGTCTGACTACTACTCTATGGGAGTAAGCTTTTTTGAAATGTTAAATGGAGAACTCCCTTTTTATGCCGATAATCATATCGAATATATACACATGCATTTGACAGGAGAAATCAAATGGAAAAATCCAGAGTTGGAAGCTCATTATGTTTTAAAGAAAATAGTAAACAAATTATTGGAAAAGGATAAAGATAAAAGGTATCAGAGTATAGAGGGATTAATTTCTGATTTAGATAAATTTCAGAAAATTTATTCAGGAAAAAATAATAATATAAATTTTATACTTGGCCAGCATGATATTCCTAAAAAAATTGAGATATCTCAAAAATTGTATGGAAAAGACAATGAAATAAATATGATAAAGAAAGGATTTCAGCTGGTTAAAAGTGGTTCTAGTGAAATCATATTTTTATCAGGTAATTCTGGAGTTGGTAAATCAAGAATCGTCAACGAGCTTTATCCATATTTCATCGAAAAAGGTGCTTACTATATGACTGCAAAGGCAGATCAATATCAGAAAGACATACCTTATAAACTGATAATCGAATCATTTCGTGAACTATTCTTAAGAATTTTAATGGAATCTCAGGACAAGATAGACTATTTCAAGGAAAAAATACTAGATAAAATAGGTCTAAATGGTCAAATTATAATTGACATTATACCTGAATTTGAAAAAATAATTGGTGCACAGCCTGAAGTAGAAAAACTACCTGCAAAAGAATCAATGAATAGATTTATAAATGTTTTTTATAATTTGATTTCTGCCATAGCGTCTGAAGATACCCCTTTAGTATTCTTCTTAGATGATATGCAATGGTGTGATACCGCTACTTTATCATTTGTAAAAACATTTTTAAACTCGACAATAACTCCCTATGCCTATTTAATTTGCGCTTATAGGGACAATGAGGTGGAGGAATTAAGCCCTTTAAGATTAGCCCTTGATGAGCTTGAAACTTTAAGAAATATAAGTGAAATAAAGGTCAATCCATTAACTGAAGATCAATTAGAATATATGATCGCAGATAGTTTAAAAATGGAAAAAAATGATGTAAAAACTTTGTCAAAAATAATTAATAAAAAAACTAGGGGGAATCCATTTTTTATTATTGAGTTATTCAAGTCATTGGATAGGCTGGAATTTATAAACTTTGATCTTGTGGAAAAAAATGGAAGTGGGATATTAGCGGCATAG